The proteins below come from a single Arthrobacter sp. B1I2 genomic window:
- a CDS encoding siderophore-interacting protein has product MKTRETAATQPMSLAFQVTVSAVQELSPNFRRITFGGYALRDFGVHGDSLDLRVKLLVPSLAADGTELPPPVFETSQAGWYRTWLAMDPAVRGSMRTYTVRQARLDAVYPEIDVDFVMHFDDRGHGGPAANWALNARPGDAITIIGPNNRAAHCTTAETYSGIEWRPGLAQRVLLAGDETAVPAISAILESLPPYMSGHAFLEVPQAGDFLELSSPADVEITWLARGAAIGRSRPHGQLLQEAVRKAVPEPGWVGIRTDDGGAGPEPEDVNVDTDILWETPARLETADISATKNPGIPAGAMPFYAWIAGEAAVIKDLRRYLVRDVGMDRKQVAFMGYWRQGKAEG; this is encoded by the coding sequence ATGAAGACCCGCGAGACCGCCGCCACGCAGCCCATGAGCCTGGCCTTCCAGGTCACCGTATCCGCCGTCCAGGAATTGAGCCCCAACTTCCGCAGGATCACGTTCGGCGGGTATGCGCTGCGGGACTTCGGTGTCCACGGGGACAGCCTGGACCTCCGGGTCAAGCTCCTCGTCCCCTCCCTTGCCGCGGATGGGACCGAGCTGCCGCCTCCCGTCTTCGAAACGAGCCAGGCCGGGTGGTACCGGACCTGGCTGGCCATGGACCCCGCCGTCCGCGGTTCAATGCGCACCTACACCGTCCGACAGGCCCGGCTGGATGCCGTGTACCCGGAAATCGATGTGGACTTCGTCATGCACTTCGATGACCGCGGCCATGGCGGGCCTGCCGCCAATTGGGCCCTGAATGCCAGGCCGGGCGATGCCATCACCATCATCGGACCCAACAACCGTGCCGCCCACTGCACCACCGCGGAGACCTACTCCGGCATCGAATGGCGGCCCGGGCTGGCGCAGCGCGTCCTGCTTGCAGGCGACGAAACCGCCGTTCCGGCCATCTCCGCCATCCTCGAAAGCCTCCCGCCCTACATGAGCGGGCACGCTTTCCTTGAGGTCCCCCAGGCCGGCGACTTCCTGGAGCTCAGCTCCCCGGCCGACGTCGAAATCACCTGGCTGGCCCGCGGCGCCGCCATCGGCCGCTCCCGGCCCCACGGCCAACTCCTGCAGGAGGCCGTGCGCAAAGCCGTTCCCGAGCCGGGCTGGGTGGGCATCAGAACGGACGACGGCGGCGCAGGACCCGAACCCGAGGACGTCAACGTGGACACGGACATCCTCTGGGAAACGCCCGCCCGACTGGAAACCGCGGACATCAGCGCCACCAAGAACCCTGGAATCCCTGCCGGCGCCATGCCCTTCTACGCCTGGATCGCCGGCGAGGCAGCCGTCATCAAGGACCTGCGGCGCTACCTGGTGCGCGACGTGGGGATGGACCGGAAACAGGTGGCCTTCATGGGTTACTGGCGGCAGGGCAAAGCCGAAGGTTAG
- a CDS encoding FecCD family ABC transporter permease: MSTTAARPAAGRGTQVPAKALGGPLRGDASGTKRAAWLSAAVVVLVLVAGASLAVGARDVPLGAVWQALTAFDPTNGDHAVVHARIPRTALGLLAGGALGLAGAAMQGVARNPLADPGIIGVNAGAALAVVTGIYVFGVASFSGYVWFAFIGAAAAAVVAYLVASLGREGATPVKLALAGAALSAGLSSLMNVVLVSSQDTLDRFRFWQVGGIAGRDWSVLLPGLPFLAAGALIVLLAGRTLNSLALGDDIARGLGQRVGLSRAVVALGIVLLCGTATALAGPIGFVGLVIPHAVRFLTGPDYRWILPFSLVAAPVLLLGADIIGRVVLLPGEVPAGIMTALVGAPVFVWLIRRGKGAGL; this comes from the coding sequence ATGAGTACGACGGCGGCACGTCCGGCAGCGGGGAGGGGCACCCAGGTGCCGGCCAAGGCACTTGGTGGCCCCCTCCGCGGTGATGCGTCCGGAACGAAGCGTGCGGCCTGGCTGTCCGCCGCCGTCGTCGTGCTGGTGCTGGTGGCCGGGGCATCCCTGGCCGTGGGGGCCCGGGACGTTCCCCTGGGCGCTGTCTGGCAGGCCCTCACCGCATTTGACCCGACGAACGGTGACCATGCCGTGGTCCATGCGCGGATCCCCCGCACTGCCCTGGGCCTGCTGGCCGGCGGCGCGCTGGGCCTGGCCGGGGCCGCGATGCAGGGTGTTGCCCGCAACCCGCTGGCCGATCCTGGCATCATTGGTGTCAACGCCGGAGCGGCCCTGGCCGTGGTCACCGGCATCTACGTTTTCGGCGTCGCCAGCTTTTCCGGCTACGTCTGGTTCGCCTTCATCGGGGCTGCCGCTGCCGCCGTCGTGGCGTACCTCGTTGCCTCGCTGGGCCGGGAGGGGGCCACCCCGGTGAAACTGGCGCTGGCGGGAGCCGCGCTCAGCGCCGGTCTGTCCTCACTCATGAACGTCGTCCTGGTCTCCAGCCAGGACACCCTGGACCGGTTCCGCTTCTGGCAGGTGGGAGGCATCGCGGGCCGTGACTGGTCCGTGCTCCTTCCCGGCCTGCCGTTCCTGGCCGCCGGCGCGCTCATCGTGCTGCTGGCCGGCCGAACCCTTAACAGCCTGGCCCTGGGGGACGACATCGCCCGGGGACTTGGCCAGCGGGTTGGGCTGTCCCGTGCCGTGGTGGCCCTGGGCATCGTCCTGCTGTGTGGCACGGCCACCGCTCTGGCGGGACCTATCGGCTTCGTGGGCCTGGTCATCCCGCACGCCGTCCGCTTCCTCACCGGCCCCGACTACCGCTGGATCCTGCCCTTTTCCCTGGTGGCGGCTCCAGTGCTGCTCCTGGGCGCCGACATCATTGGCCGCGTCGTGCTGCTTCCCGGCGAAGTTCCGGCCGGCATCATGACTGCCCTCGTCGGCGCGCCGGTGTTTGTCTGGCTGATCCGCCGCGGAAAGGGGGCCGGCCTGTGA
- a CDS encoding FBP domain-containing protein: MQSVTPQQIRSSFVNASRSEAAKLTLPRNFGSLNWDSLEFLGWRDEKMPLRGYLVVPAAKGLMGILLRAPEGGARKNRSVLCELCRDVFSKEDVLLWVAKRAGQPGRDGNTVGTLICADFLCCGNVRKEPPANEINPDPAAVVERQIQGLQDRTAQFLARVRSK; this comes from the coding sequence ATGCAATCAGTCACGCCTCAACAAATCCGTTCATCCTTCGTCAACGCCAGCCGCTCAGAGGCTGCAAAGCTCACCCTGCCCCGGAACTTCGGCTCCCTCAACTGGGACAGCCTGGAGTTCCTGGGGTGGCGCGATGAAAAGATGCCGCTGCGCGGTTACCTGGTGGTTCCGGCAGCCAAGGGCCTCATGGGAATCCTGCTCCGGGCGCCGGAAGGCGGCGCCCGGAAGAACCGCTCCGTGCTGTGCGAACTGTGCCGTGACGTGTTCTCAAAGGAGGACGTGCTCCTCTGGGTTGCCAAGCGGGCAGGCCAGCCAGGCCGGGACGGCAACACCGTCGGCACGCTGATCTGCGCCGACTTTCTGTGCTGCGGCAACGTCCGCAAGGAGCCGCCGGCCAACGAGATCAATCCGGATCCGGCCGCCGTCGTGGAACGCCAGATCCAGGGCCTGCAGGACCGCACGGCGCAGTTCCTGGCCCGCGTGCGGTCCAAATAG
- a CDS encoding iron-siderophore ABC transporter substrate-binding protein: MTSPLFPGPVSTRRTLFSSAGKATAVLAAAALTLSACSTGPASSAADATSSSSSAQFPVTIEHVYGQTTIEKQPTRVATVSWVNDDVAIALGVVPVGVPKNEWGGNDKGSTPWKDAALDKLGAGFGSAKAPVQYSEADGINFTEIAKLSPDVILAAYSGLTEEDYKKLSGIAPVVAHPDVAYGTSWQDSTTIVGKALGKETRAAKLVSDTEATVKDKVSQYPQIQGKSFIYGNLEPAKGDGVNVYTANDNRPRFLTEIGMTLAPVVADNSKGSKEFYIPWSAEKANELQSDIFVTWVPDASTADAIKKDPLLSQIPAIKNGALVADSDNTLTLSISASSPLSLPWSLDTFLPQLAGAADAVK; this comes from the coding sequence GTGACGTCCCCCCTCTTTCCCGGCCCTGTCTCCACCCGCCGGACACTTTTTTCCTCTGCCGGGAAGGCGACAGCGGTGCTGGCCGCGGCAGCCTTGACGCTCTCCGCCTGCAGCACGGGCCCGGCCTCCTCCGCGGCGGACGCAACCAGTTCCAGCAGCAGCGCCCAGTTCCCGGTCACAATCGAGCATGTATACGGGCAAACGACCATTGAGAAGCAGCCCACGCGGGTGGCAACGGTGTCGTGGGTGAATGATGACGTCGCCATCGCCCTGGGCGTAGTCCCGGTGGGTGTCCCCAAGAACGAGTGGGGTGGCAACGACAAGGGGTCCACCCCCTGGAAGGACGCGGCCCTCGACAAGCTGGGCGCCGGGTTCGGTTCGGCCAAGGCCCCGGTCCAGTACTCGGAGGCGGACGGCATCAACTTCACCGAAATCGCCAAGCTCAGCCCTGACGTCATCCTCGCCGCCTACTCAGGCCTCACCGAGGAGGACTACAAGAAGCTCAGCGGGATCGCGCCCGTGGTAGCGCACCCGGACGTGGCCTACGGAACCTCCTGGCAGGACTCCACCACCATCGTCGGCAAGGCCCTGGGCAAGGAAACAAGGGCCGCCAAGCTGGTCTCCGACACCGAGGCCACCGTCAAGGACAAGGTCTCGCAGTACCCGCAGATCCAGGGCAAGAGCTTCATCTACGGCAACCTGGAGCCGGCCAAGGGTGACGGGGTGAACGTCTATACCGCCAACGACAACCGTCCCCGCTTCCTCACCGAAATCGGCATGACCCTCGCCCCGGTGGTTGCGGACAACTCCAAGGGCTCCAAGGAGTTCTACATCCCGTGGTCCGCTGAGAAGGCAAACGAGCTGCAGTCGGACATCTTCGTCACCTGGGTCCCCGACGCTTCCACGGCGGACGCCATCAAGAAGGATCCGTTGCTCTCCCAGATCCCGGCCATCAAGAACGGCGCCCTGGTTGCCGACTCGGACAACACCCTGACCCTGTCCATCTCGGCGTCATCACCGCTGAGCCTGCCGTGGTCCCTGGACACGTTCCTGCCCCAGCTGGCCGGCGCAGCGGATGCAGTGAAGTAG
- a CDS encoding FecCD family ABC transporter permease, with product MEHRDGRRRLNRTAVLAAGVVVLFAVSVLLGSYTVTIPDFFTIVTNHLTGGAKIPGASFIVMENKLPRALTGTMIGIAFGLAGALFQTMLRNPLASPDVIGISSGASAAAVVAIVIFGASGAVVSGAALGGALAVAALIYAISTGGAIRGSGRGSAARNRLVLAGVGIAAALQAVVSFLMTRADIRTAADALVWLNGSLNSANWDRTGVLFLALLVQVPAVVLIAGPLRILELGDDAAAGLGVRVNPARLALVLIAVSLAAVATAAAGPVSFVAFLAGPIARRFTGKASLPASALVGALIVLAADFFAANLAPLLLDGTVLPVGVVTGALGAPFLLWLLVTANRKDA from the coding sequence ATGGAGCATCGCGATGGGCGCCGTCGCCTGAACCGGACAGCTGTCCTGGCCGCCGGCGTCGTGGTCCTCTTCGCAGTCTCCGTCCTGCTCGGCAGCTACACAGTGACCATCCCCGACTTCTTCACCATCGTCACCAACCACCTGACCGGCGGCGCAAAGATCCCGGGCGCCAGCTTCATCGTGATGGAGAACAAGCTTCCGCGGGCACTCACCGGGACCATGATCGGGATTGCCTTCGGCCTTGCCGGCGCGCTGTTCCAGACCATGCTGCGCAACCCCCTGGCCAGCCCCGACGTCATCGGCATCAGCTCCGGGGCCAGCGCGGCGGCGGTGGTCGCGATCGTCATCTTTGGTGCCTCCGGTGCCGTGGTTTCGGGCGCTGCCCTGGGCGGCGCCCTGGCCGTGGCTGCCCTGATCTACGCCATCTCCACCGGCGGGGCTATCCGCGGAAGCGGACGGGGGAGCGCTGCCCGAAACCGGCTGGTCCTCGCCGGCGTCGGCATCGCTGCCGCCCTGCAGGCCGTGGTCAGCTTCCTGATGACCCGCGCCGACATCCGCACGGCCGCCGACGCCCTGGTCTGGCTAAACGGCTCCCTGAACTCAGCCAACTGGGACCGCACCGGCGTCCTGTTCCTGGCACTCCTGGTCCAGGTTCCCGCCGTCGTGCTCATCGCCGGGCCGCTGCGCATCCTGGAACTGGGCGACGACGCCGCGGCCGGACTGGGCGTCCGCGTCAACCCCGCACGCCTGGCCCTGGTGCTCATCGCGGTATCGCTGGCAGCGGTGGCGACGGCGGCTGCCGGGCCGGTCTCATTCGTTGCCTTCCTGGCCGGGCCCATCGCACGCCGCTTCACCGGCAAAGCCAGCCTGCCGGCGTCGGCCCTGGTGGGCGCCCTGATTGTCCTGGCGGCGGACTTCTTCGCCGCAAACCTGGCACCCCTGCTGCTGGACGGCACCGTCCTGCCGGTGGGCGTCGTCACCGGCGCGCTCGGCGCACCGTTCCTGCTGTGGCTCCTGGTCACGGCCAACCGAAAGGATGCCTGA
- a CDS encoding ABC transporter ATP-binding protein, translating into MAVLQAQGLTLKYDQRCVVDGLSVQIPEGRVTMIVGANACGKSTLLRGMSRLLKPAAGVVTLDGKDIHSRPARELARTLGLLPQHPTAPDGITVRDLVGRGRYPHQGFFRSWSEKDDAAVQRALEATGTLDLAGRDVDELSGGQRQRVWIAMALAQETDVLLLDEPTTYLDLAHQVEVLDLVTDLNRKRGTTVAIVLHDLNLAARYADHVIAMKGGAVVAVGSPAEVVTETLVREVFGLESRVIPDPVSGTPLIIPIGRHHAPANELELVS; encoded by the coding sequence GTGGCAGTTCTCCAAGCGCAGGGCCTGACGCTTAAATACGACCAACGCTGCGTGGTGGACGGGCTCAGCGTCCAGATTCCCGAAGGCAGGGTAACCATGATCGTGGGCGCGAACGCCTGCGGGAAATCCACCCTGCTCCGCGGCATGTCCCGGCTGCTCAAGCCCGCCGCCGGTGTCGTGACCCTGGACGGCAAAGACATCCATTCACGTCCGGCGCGCGAACTGGCCCGGACCCTTGGCCTGCTTCCCCAGCACCCAACCGCCCCGGACGGCATCACCGTCCGCGATCTGGTGGGCCGGGGGCGCTACCCGCACCAGGGCTTCTTCCGGAGCTGGAGCGAAAAAGACGACGCCGCGGTGCAGCGCGCGCTGGAAGCCACCGGGACGCTTGACCTGGCAGGGCGCGACGTGGACGAACTGTCCGGCGGCCAGCGGCAGCGGGTCTGGATCGCCATGGCACTCGCCCAGGAAACCGATGTCCTGCTGCTGGACGAACCCACCACCTACCTTGACCTGGCGCACCAGGTGGAGGTCCTGGACCTGGTGACGGACCTGAACCGCAAGCGCGGCACCACCGTGGCCATCGTCCTGCACGACCTCAACCTGGCCGCCCGTTACGCGGACCATGTCATCGCCATGAAGGGCGGCGCGGTGGTAGCGGTTGGTTCCCCGGCGGAAGTGGTGACCGAAACCCTGGTCCGCGAGGTCTTCGGCCTGGAATCCCGGGTCATCCCCGACCCCGTCTCCGGCACCCCGCTCATCATCCCTATTGGCCGCCACCACGCCCCCGCAAACGAACTGGAGCTCGTCTCATGA
- a CDS encoding ATP-binding protein codes for MTIATMLPLGDVTNPGQMRLALVQVVNWGTFHGAHTMHVDRNGTLLTGNSGVGKSTLFDAMLRVFDARPRSNEAAAQRSGGAVEDKRTTFTYMRGKVGDKAVGEGSASAFQRPGATWSAVALTFDNAAGTRVTVSALFDLPKNGTESSVGRFYLIDNVPLDLEAVERIADKRFTKGALESVFPHTQVFDVHKAFAERFRRLLGINSDQALPLLRVIQAGKGLGGSVNTFFRDQVLDAPATLAAADDVVEEFSNLMSIRQRLEDVRQQRDQLAPVPGLNREYAQSLLDANRLREPVGGEFEAYKQQLAVTVHQKTLARFRELAQAKAKELGAERVVRDSLAKELRQLETDYNNQGGNAISAIEQSLENARVGLKLRQQVEEAAQQALADAGLQLEWSAAGWEQAHEQAAARSAELQDDSQALQELRFEAFDAHATRKRELAAAEQELVSLKTRKSLLPPSSIENRAAIAAATGIPEDRMPFAGELMDLAEGEERWRPAAERALRSLATTLLVPGEHFDAVTRYLNGHNVRGALRAVDVSKPLAGGALAVEDVRDGDLLTKLDILASGAAAEAGEWVRERIALDFAYPCVEDPDELAALDKGLSLGGVVKRNRHTVEKDDRFTSRQDYVLGFDNAAKLELVAGQVEDLRQEVAKAAELAQSREDSHQGMSRQLDALRRIAEDDRPWEQVSAAVAADELTRIEQRLKDALAAQADLEPLRATIEEVRQKHQSSTESAAVLQSEYKALDRQLTAADSLLEAARDRLAQAPPSDATVTALEPHFAEFGDVTEMHELDNLANRVRTALLGELHTAESRGQGTAERLTRIFEGFVREWGSAISADHGTSIGAASEFEARYHAIVNDGLPAQEAEFRQFFNQRTHESFSTLLHLLDEERRSITSRILPLNGILSQVNFHEGSYLELDIKQTLPPTAKQFKDAIQNALKARHTRPAKAEGGWADGSGTDRDDDGELTARYKSLETLVKRLGSQAPEDRRWRAEVLDVRGHLFIQCKEHREVAGRAAGKKGGAKKTEVFMHADTGSMSGGERQRFTAFIMAAALSYQLGIAEQGFTTYGTVMMDEAFVLASEEFAGAGIKALHEFGFQLLLAAPENVIDLSRHLGSVTEILRDRRTNRSGVLTAPVIRPRPGEARAWRSEANPVDIVLR; via the coding sequence GTGACCATCGCAACCATGCTCCCGTTGGGTGACGTGACGAACCCTGGCCAGATGCGGCTTGCGCTGGTGCAGGTGGTGAACTGGGGGACGTTCCATGGGGCGCACACGATGCATGTGGACCGGAACGGAACCCTGCTGACGGGCAACTCGGGCGTGGGCAAGTCGACGCTGTTCGATGCCATGCTGCGGGTTTTCGATGCGCGGCCGCGGTCCAATGAGGCGGCGGCGCAGCGGTCGGGTGGTGCCGTGGAGGATAAGCGGACCACGTTCACGTACATGCGCGGCAAGGTGGGGGACAAAGCCGTAGGGGAGGGGTCGGCGAGTGCGTTCCAGCGCCCGGGTGCCACGTGGTCCGCCGTCGCCCTGACGTTCGATAACGCCGCCGGCACGCGGGTGACGGTGTCCGCACTGTTCGACCTGCCCAAGAACGGCACGGAGTCGAGCGTGGGCCGGTTCTACTTGATCGACAACGTGCCCCTGGACCTTGAGGCTGTTGAACGGATCGCCGACAAGCGCTTCACCAAGGGCGCGCTGGAGTCTGTCTTCCCGCATACCCAGGTGTTCGACGTGCACAAGGCGTTCGCCGAGCGGTTCCGCCGGCTGCTGGGGATCAACTCGGACCAGGCCCTGCCCCTGCTGCGCGTGATCCAGGCCGGCAAGGGGCTGGGCGGCAGCGTCAACACCTTCTTCCGTGACCAGGTCCTTGACGCGCCGGCCACGCTCGCCGCCGCGGACGATGTGGTGGAGGAGTTCAGCAACCTGATGTCCATCCGGCAGCGGCTGGAGGATGTCCGGCAGCAGCGCGACCAGCTGGCCCCGGTCCCCGGGCTGAACAGGGAGTATGCGCAGTCGCTGCTGGATGCCAACCGGCTCCGGGAGCCGGTGGGCGGGGAGTTCGAGGCCTACAAGCAGCAGCTCGCCGTCACGGTCCACCAGAAGACGCTGGCCCGGTTCCGCGAGCTGGCCCAGGCCAAGGCCAAGGAGCTTGGCGCCGAGCGTGTGGTCCGTGACAGCCTTGCCAAGGAACTGCGGCAGCTGGAAACCGACTACAACAACCAGGGCGGCAACGCGATCTCGGCGATTGAGCAGTCGCTGGAGAACGCCCGGGTGGGCCTGAAACTCCGGCAGCAGGTTGAGGAGGCAGCGCAGCAGGCACTGGCCGACGCCGGGCTGCAGCTTGAGTGGAGCGCCGCCGGCTGGGAGCAGGCACACGAGCAGGCCGCGGCCCGGTCCGCCGAGCTGCAGGATGATTCGCAGGCCCTGCAGGAGCTGCGGTTCGAGGCGTTCGACGCGCACGCCACCCGCAAACGCGAGCTCGCGGCTGCCGAGCAGGAGCTCGTGTCGTTGAAGACGCGCAAATCCCTGCTGCCGCCGTCGAGCATTGAAAACCGGGCCGCGATTGCCGCCGCAACCGGCATTCCTGAGGACCGGATGCCTTTCGCCGGCGAACTCATGGACCTCGCCGAAGGGGAGGAGCGGTGGCGTCCCGCGGCCGAGCGTGCGCTCCGCAGCCTGGCCACCACCCTGCTGGTCCCGGGCGAGCACTTCGACGCAGTCACCCGGTACCTCAACGGCCACAACGTCCGCGGCGCGTTGCGGGCAGTGGACGTTTCCAAGCCGCTCGCCGGCGGTGCGCTCGCCGTGGAGGACGTGCGCGACGGCGACCTGCTCACCAAGCTGGACATCCTCGCCTCGGGCGCAGCCGCCGAAGCCGGGGAATGGGTCCGCGAACGGATCGCCCTCGATTTCGCGTACCCCTGCGTGGAGGACCCGGACGAGCTGGCCGCCCTGGACAAGGGCCTGAGCCTGGGCGGCGTGGTAAAGCGCAACCGGCACACGGTGGAAAAGGACGACCGCTTCACCAGCCGGCAGGACTACGTCCTGGGCTTCGACAACGCCGCCAAGTTGGAACTCGTGGCCGGGCAGGTGGAGGATCTCCGGCAGGAAGTGGCCAAGGCCGCCGAACTGGCGCAAAGCCGCGAGGACTCGCACCAGGGCATGAGCCGGCAGCTTGACGCGCTGCGGCGGATCGCCGAAGACGACCGCCCCTGGGAACAGGTATCCGCTGCGGTTGCCGCCGACGAGCTCACCCGGATCGAGCAGCGGCTCAAGGACGCCCTCGCCGCGCAGGCCGACCTGGAACCGCTCCGCGCCACCATCGAGGAGGTGCGGCAGAAGCACCAGTCCAGCACCGAGTCCGCCGCGGTCCTGCAAAGCGAATACAAGGCCCTGGACCGCCAGCTGACTGCTGCCGACTCCCTGCTGGAAGCCGCCCGTGACCGCCTGGCCCAGGCGCCGCCGTCGGACGCTACTGTCACGGCGCTGGAACCGCACTTCGCGGAGTTCGGCGACGTGACCGAGATGCATGAGCTGGACAACCTGGCCAACCGGGTCCGGACCGCCCTGCTGGGCGAACTGCACACCGCTGAATCACGGGGACAGGGCACGGCGGAGCGGCTCACCCGCATCTTCGAAGGCTTCGTACGGGAATGGGGCAGCGCCATCTCGGCGGACCACGGCACCAGCATCGGCGCGGCCAGCGAATTCGAGGCCCGCTACCACGCGATCGTGAACGACGGCCTGCCCGCGCAGGAGGCGGAGTTCCGGCAGTTCTTCAACCAGCGCACGCACGAGTCCTTCAGCACCCTGCTGCACCTGCTGGACGAGGAACGCCGCTCCATCACCAGCCGCATCCTGCCGCTCAACGGCATCCTGTCGCAGGTGAACTTCCATGAGGGAAGCTACCTGGAACTGGACATCAAGCAGACGCTGCCGCCCACCGCCAAGCAGTTCAAGGACGCCATCCAGAACGCGTTGAAGGCCCGCCACACGCGGCCGGCGAAGGCGGAGGGCGGCTGGGCAGACGGTTCCGGCACGGACAGGGACGACGACGGCGAGCTCACCGCCCGCTACAAGTCCCTGGAAACCCTGGTCAAGCGGCTTGGCTCCCAGGCCCCCGAGGACCGGCGGTGGCGGGCCGAGGTGCTGGACGTGCGCGGGCACCTCTTCATCCAGTGCAAGGAACACCGGGAGGTCGCCGGTCGGGCTGCAGGCAAGAAGGGCGGTGCCAAGAAGACCGAAGTCTTCATGCACGCGGACACCGGCTCCATGTCCGGCGGCGAGCGGCAGCGCTTCACCGCGTTCATTATGGCCGCTGCCCTGAGCTACCAGTTGGGGATCGCTGAGCAGGGCTTCACCACCTACGGCACGGTGATGATGGATGAGGCCTTCGTGCTCGCCTCCGAGGAGTTTGCCGGTGCCGGGATCAAGGCGCTGCACGAATTCGGCTTCCAGCTGCTGCTGGCTGCCCCGGAAAACGTGATCGACCTGTCCCGGCACCTGGGCTCCGTCACCGAGATCCTGCGCGACCGGCGCACCAACCGCTCGGGAGTCCTCACCGCGCCCGTCATCCGTCCCCGCCCGGGGGAAGCGCGAGCCTGGCGCTCGGAGGCGAACCCGGTGGACATCGTCCTGCGGTAA